Sequence from the Paenibacillus tundrae genome:
AAACGAGTCGGCATACAGGCTAAAGCATGGGCCGAACAGCATCGCTCACTGGAAGAAATGGGAATGCGCACGTTACAGGTTTACCAGGAAGCCATTCAGAGAGGAGGGCATTCCGTATGACGATCCTTGTACCCAGTGATTTGTATAATCGCTGGTTTTCCACCCCAGTTTCCACACCGCATATTGAGGTAGAATACGATGTCATGAATACGTTGATGCAAAAGCTGCCAAAGGGATATATCTTGCCTGATCCAGAATCCATGGAAATATTAAATGTAAATGATCCTACGTAAATCCAATGCAAGTCCAATAAAACGATGCAAACAACATGATATTGTTGAGCGCTTACCCTCTTGCTGAAGAGGGTATTTCTACGTTTCTATGTTTTGAATTTTGTGTTTCCTTTGTCAACCGCGATTCCACCCATTTATTGCCCAGGGAATTCCGATACGTCAAAAAAAGAGTATTCCATCTTGCCGCAGCTCTACACGCGACACAGTGAAATACTCCTATTTGCATTAACATATCTATGCTGTTCTCGCACCTCTCAGAGTTAACGTACACATGAGTCCTATCATCTTAGACGTTCCTTACCTTATCACCAAATGCCACAATTCCTACCTACGCATTGTCTAATTCATATGGCTAAACCCACAGCCTAACTTATTGCCAATATCCGCCCACCTGCAGCAGATTAAGCAATGTGGGACGATGTTTCGCCTGAACTCGCTCCATCTCCGCCTTCAGTTCATCGAAATGACGCTTCGTGCCCATCTTTTCATGCACTCGATAAGACACTAACGGATCATTGAAATAAAATAGCTCATAGACCGGGAACAACCTCAACCACATCTCATAATCATGCGTGTAACGGAAATCGGTATCGAACATGCCGAATTTTCGAAAAGCATCCATCTCCAGCATCACGGTACAGCCGTTAATCGGACAACCCTCCAGAAGTACCTGCAGTACCTCCAAGCGGCTCCCTACTTCAGGACGGATGGTATCCATCCATTCATTATCGGCATTCACATAGTGATAAGCTCCATGACAGAACAATGCCTTTACCTTCAACATAAATCCCAACTGTTTCTCTACCCGATCCAGTAACATCACATCATCCGAGCTAAGCCATACAAAATAATCACCGGTTGCTCTTTTGATCCCTTCATTCAGAGCTGTCGCCGTGCCGCCATTTTCTTTGCGAATGTAAGTAATCCGATCCATAAACGGCTGCACCCGCTCGACATACTGCGTAGAACCATCATCTACAACGATGACTTCAATATGAGGATATGTCTGATGAACGGCACTGTAGATGGCCTGATCAATGTATTCACAGTTGTAAAAAGGAATGACGATCGATACCTTAGGCTCCATCCGGCTCCCCTCCTCTTGTATGCAAATCTAAAATATAACTCCTCGTTCCCTAGTATATGAAATGCTTTTCGATGCGTATGGGACATCTGTAGGGATAAGATCGCACAAGTTTCTTCTAACCCATCATTTAAAGAACATACTTAGAGAAAAATAGACAATCTCACCTTAAGATTATTACGACGTTCACGTGGTGAGGCTCACTATCCTTAGTTCAAGTTAACTAGGCTACAACTACCTAACTTCAGCACGTTACAAAGTCAACTCAAGAAAAAAGGGATTACCAGGCTCAAATGAACAGCCTCATAACCCCCTTGCATTCTTCAAGCTTCTATCCCCCTATGCTCGCGATTCGCTGCAACAGCGGATCACGATATCTCGACCATACCATAGAGGCTTCTTGCCCAATCACTGTAGCGTGTCTCATGGATCCCATAGCCTCATGCCAGCGATAGGCAGTATGCGGCTCGTTCAAATACGGGAAATGATATCCGTTCAGCAGAATCCGCAACCAGAGATCCAGATCGTGAGTGTACGGCAGATATTCATCGAACAGACCTACGGCTCCGAACAGGTCTTTACGAATCATTACTGTACAGCCATTTACCGGATTACCGTTCACGAACCTGCGCAACCAATCCACAGGAGCCATCGGCTCTGCTCCGCCAAGCAACTTGGTCACAGCAGCATGCTCATTAATATAGTGAAAATTAGTATGAGAAACCAACGCTTGCTGCTCTAGCATAAACTGAACCTGTTGCCGGATTTTGTCTGGATAAAACAGATCATCTGAACTGAGCCAAGCAACATACTCCCCGGATGCATGGCGTATACCGTGATTCAGTGCAGACGCTGTTCCTCCATTACTTTTGCCAAGCACATTAATATAAGGAAGATAAGGATGTAGTAGATGGGAGTACTGCGTCGAACCATCGTCGACTACAATGATCTCGGTCTCAGTGTATGTCTGATTCAAGGCACTTTGAATCGCTTGAGGCACATAAGGACAGTTGTAGAACGGAATAACAATAGACACCTTCGGGTTCAATCCGTTCCCCTCCCTTGCTGGATACGAACATCACTTAGAATATCCTGAAGGGATTGTGCAAACGGAATGAGCGGCTGCCAGCCCAGTTTGCGCAGCAACGACAATTGTTCCTCTTCCCCAGCTCCGTCTGGGCCTGAGGTTGCTCCATCCCAGCGCACAGGTACATTTGCACTTGTCATCGACAACAATGTATCCGCGATCTCACCCAGACTGCGCTCCGTACCAGAGACAACAGGATAGACTGTACCCGTCGTTCCGTGAACTAACAATGTAGCATAGGCTCGCACCGCATCACGTACATCCAGAAAATCACGGGTATTCTCCCGACCTGAGAGACGGAAGGCTTCTGTCTTGCCCTCCTGCTCACAGGCGACAATATGACGCGCAAGCAGCGAGCAAATTCCTGTGGAGGGGCCAGCACCAATCAGGTTGCCCGGTTCAGCCACCATGATCTGCTGACCAAATAGAGACATCCACGACAGGGTCACCATCTCCTCCAGAGCTTTGCTAAGACTGTATGGGTGCGGCGGCTGCGGGATTTTGCCGGGTTCTGGAGTGTACTTTAGCCGCGAACCAACAATGACCGTTCTAGCAGCAGGACAACTGCGCAGTGCATCCAGCAGATACAGCACAGCCATCACATTGGTCTCCAGCACAAGCAACGGATCAGACCATGAATCCGGTACGGAATTTTTACCTGCGAGATGCAGCACATAGTCAGGCTGCACCTCGTCGATTAATTGACGCACTTGCGTTTTGTCATTCAGGTCACAGACATGGACATACGTGTCCTCAGGAAATGCATAGACATTCTCACGTCTGACCACGGCCCCGACCACTGCACCGGCTGACTGAAAAAATTCAACGGCATGTCGCCCTGTAAAACCTGAGGCGCCTGTAATGAGCACCTTCTTGCCTGTTAGCTCTGCTCCATCCATAATGCCAGCTCCTTCAGCATCGTAGAATAATCCGGAAGGTCTGTCTTCACATCCACGCGTGTTGATACAAGCGTCCGATCCTGCACCATGCGATCATCAGGAACAATGACGACATCCTGTTTGTTCCATATCTGCTGAAATAACACGAGCAGATCGTGCTTGCTTAGTGGATGCGGATGGGCAAGATGGATCAATCCACTGACAGGAGAGGCTAGATAATGATCCACCCATTTGGCCAGCTCAAGAGTGGTGACCCCGTTCCATAACACACGGGTATATCCACCAACCTCCCCTGTGCTGGACATGAACCAGTTCATTAATCCAATGCCGCCCTTCCGGATTTCGGGACCAATAATAGACGTACGGATGGTCAGGTGTCCTGGGTCCTGAATTTCACCCAATGCCTTCGTGACTGCATAAGCAGAAGTGCCATCCGTAACATCCGACTCGGTATAACCTCCACGGTCTCCACTGAACACACAGTCTGTGCTGATATGAATGAGCCGTGCTCCAATGGTATCTGCGACCCGGCGCAGACGATGTGGAAGAAAACCATTAATATGATAAGCATTGATTTTGTCTACATCCGCGAAACTGTTCAATACACCCACAGCGTTCACGATCACATCAGGGTGCACAGCTTCCACCAAACGATCCACCATGAAACTATCGTTCACATCCAGTAACAGTCCATTCGGATCCGAAGCATCCCGGGTTGTGTAAAACACACTGTGCACACCTTGACGGCGGAAATAGTCGACCATTACATGGCCGGCCATTCCGTTCCCCCCAAGTATCAGCAACTTCATGACAAGAATCCTCCGCGCTTGAGAATTTCACGAATCTCCTCTTTCGTCATTAATTGATGTTCGGAACTAAAACTACTGAAGGAGACTGGAGGGCAATTCGTGTAATGCTCTTTGAGTCCTGGAATACCGAGCGTAGGCAAAATAACCAAATACTGCTCGTCGTAGACAACTGTAGTCATACTTTCGAATTCGCTCATCAGAATTTCATGGATTTTCTCACCTGGACGGGTGCCACGTTCTACAATGCCAACATTCTCAACACCTGAATCTTCAATCAGCACTTCAGCGAGATCCACAATTTTGCAAGTAGGCATCGTCATGACAAATATTTCGCCACCAACACTTTCCACCGAAGCCTTGAACAATAAAGTGATCGCATCCTTCAGAGTCAGGAAGAAACGTGTCATGTTCATATCGGTAATCGATACTTGACCCTTTTGACGGATCTGGTTCTTGAACAGATGAACAACGCTCCCATTGGTGCCAAGCACGTTACCTCCCCGTACTGTGACAAAACGTGTATTACTGTGCAACAGATTAGCGTAGACGATTAACTTCTCACCGATCGCCTTCGTCATTCCATAGAAGTTCGACGGATTAGCTGCCTTGTCGGTTGAAATATATATGACTTTTTCCACCTTGTTCTCAATGGCCGCTTCAATCACATTTTGGGTGCCGATCACATTGGTTTTCAGCGCTTCATACGGCTGATCTTCACATACCGGAACATGCTTAAGTGCAGCTAAGTGAAATACATAGTCCACCTGCTGGCATGCCGCAGTTAGTGCTTCTTTGTCCCGAATATCACCGATGCGGAAATGCAGACGAGGATCTTCAAAATCACGGCTCATCGCCACTTGGCTTGATTCATTACGTGAGTACACAATAATTTCTTTGGGTTGCTGAGGCAGCAGTTGAGCCACAAGTTCATAACCCCATGATCCAGTGCCGCCAGTCACGAGTATACGCTTATTTTCAAACATGCATTTTCCCTCCAAGCAGAAATTTGACCACTTTACTGGATACATCCGTAGCCTTGTAACCTTGCGGGCACTCCCAATCATTGGATAGCTCCGTCATCACCTTCACACAGTCTGCAATGCGAGCAGCATCCAGCCCAGACACCACATTGCTACCACAGTCCACCGTCTCTGGACGTTCTGTCGTCCGTCGCATCGTTACCGTCGGAACCCCCATAATGCAGCACTCCTCTTGCACAGTACCGCTATCCGTAAGGGCGAGTCGGGCATGACGTTCCAACATCACGAAGTCGAAGAATCCGAACGGCTCATGAAATTCCACTAATGGATTCATCTCCAATTGCAGATGCTCTGCAATCCGGATGGCAGTTCGTGGATGGATGCTACAGATCACCTGGAGGCCATACGCTTCAGCAACATGATTCAAGCCCTTCATAATTTCCATTAAATGTGGCGGATGATCTACATTCTCAGCTCGGTGTGCTGTAACAAGAAAATATTGTCCAGACTTCAGCTTTAATTTCCGCAAAATTTTACTGGCATCTACCTGTGCTTTATAATGTTGCATCACTTCATAGATCGGATTGCCTGTCAGCACGATTCGCCGACTGGGCACACCTTCACTGACCAGATGTTTTTTGCTCTGTTCGGTGTAAGGCATATTTATTGTGGATATCGCATCAATGACGCGGCGATTCTTTTCCTCTGGTACATCCAGATCGAAGCAGCGGTTGCCGGCCTCCATATGAATGACGGGAATCCCCATACGTTCTGCTAATACAGCACAGAGCGCACTATTGGTATCACCAAGCAGCAGCACTTTATCTGGCTTCTCTTGCAGTAATAAATCTTCCATCTGAGTAAACATGGAGGATAACTGGCGACCTAGGGAGGCCGCCTCATCCTGAAGCACATAGTCTGGAGCACGCAGACCCATCTCTTTGAAAAAGAGACCACTCAGACTTTCTGTAAAGTTCTGTCCTGTGTGCACTAGAATGTGCTTCGATGCGTACTGATCCAGCTTGGAGATGATTAGGCTGAGCCGAATAATCTCAGGTCTCGTGCCCAGCACAGTCATGATCTTCATCGTAATCCCTGCCTTCATCGTGTATTCGACATGCTACGGCGAACCCGGCTCCCCCTTGCCTTGGTAAGCCCACGTTTGCGAACAGCCGATGATTTTTTGTGCGAGCTATGCTTCTTCTTCTGACCCGGCTTCGTTTTGCGTTTACCCGATCCTTTGCTGCGTTTGGAGGCATCCCGCACCCTAGAATGCTCTAGAGTCTGTCGTAAACTGCGGCCTGTTCGATGCCGGGTTGTTTTTCTTTTTCTCGTTCGTAGAACTTCATGCTCTGCAGTTCTCTGTATAGGTTCATGAGATCCAACTGTCAGTGGAGGCAGTGACGAGAGCGGCAAGGTATGGATCACAGAGAGTGGGAATAAACATGCTCGAACCGCATCCGGTCTCATCATTAGCACAGTGCGCAGCGCTCCTTCTCCCCATGCGTATACCGGCCCGTTCGGAGGCTGAATGTAGGGGAACCATGCAGGAAAACGTATAAGCCACTGTGTCACCATCGTATGCATCTCAGTCCTATAGGTTGCGATGCCATACAATCGTTCCGCTTCTGTCCGGTTGCGCCAAGCCACATCGGAAGCAAGCTCTGAATCATTCAGCAGTTTCGTTGCCATGCTGGTAAGTGCTGTACTATCTCCAGGAGGAGCCAGAAATTCTCCACTTCCTACCGTCTCAAGCAATTCGGCAAGACCACCTTGGGCAAATGCGATAACCGGTTTGGCAAAATACATCCCCTCCAGGGCGGTCATGCCAAAGCCCTCTTTGACCATGCTCGGAATAACTACGATATCCATAGCTGTATAGGCCAGCGATACATTTTCCTCAAATGTGGTAAAGGTGAATCTTCGATAATAGCCTGACTTTTTGACCCGGGTCACGCATTCGTCATAGTACTTTTTGTCTGATGGCGTACCGATGATCCAAAATCGGGCACGAGGATGGGTTTCACACAATTGCAACGCCATCTCAACAAAAGGTTTCAGTCCCTTGGCATCGTAAATAAACGAAGAAATGTAACCAATGCAGCTCTGGAAAGGCTTTATCCCCAGTTCCTTCCGCTTCCGCTCTCGCAAATGCAGCCAACGATCAGGATCAGGTAAACCCGGATCCCATGTTGGTGGTAAGATGGTCAGCTTGTCGCCCATTCCCGCTTGTTTAAACGGAGCTCCGGCTGTTTCAGATATACCAATGATCCAATCCGAATACCGACCAATCATCTGCACAGCCTCGTTGATGTGTTCAGTGGACTGTATGATTTCAGTGATTTTCCAGATGACCGGAATTTGCAGTGATTTAGCAGCCACCGCAGGCAGGACATTCACACACGTATTGGTCAGCACCAGGTCAGGCGCGGACTCCCTTAATAGGGAGAGCGCCTCCTGGTAAGCAGGGCTTTGACGAAGCTGCTCTGCATCGTTTGCGATACCGTGATAAGGGATATAGACACCGTGCAGCATTGGAAGAAAACAAACCTTGACCGGTATATCGAATCTCCGTGCAAGCCCTGCAAGCTTCCCTTCCTGAGGAACAACCAGCACACAGTCGAAGATCGCACCCATTTCCCTTATAAAATGCAGTAACAGCTTCTCCGCCCCTGTAATACTGCGGGTATTACACACATGGGAAAACAACATTAGTTTAGGTTTAGTTGCCATAGCCGCACGGAGCGCCGTATGCGAGCATACGGGTTCTGTGCACACCTCCTTCCGGCTATAAAGTTAAGGAAAGATAATGGTCAGCATTTCATTGATTCTTTTGCCGTAGGTGTGATCCTTGAGTGTACGTTCCAAGCCTCGAAGAGCAATTTCACGCCGCTCTTTCTCATGGGCGAGATAATATTCAACTTTTTCGAGCAACTCCTGAGGAGAAGAATACGTCTCGATCTCTACACCTGGTTTGTAGAAGCGGGCAAGATCGTCACGTGCATCCGTAAGTTGTAGGGTTGCCGATGCCGAAATTTCGAATGTTCTTGGATTCGGAGAAGCAGGTGGAATTTTGAGATGGTTATTGTTCACTGAATCATCCTCGTGGGAACGGTGCAGGTTAATCACGATTTTGGTGCCGTTGTATACATCATTGGTTTCCTGCGGAGTCATCCAGCGGCCAAGTTCGATTTTCTCGCCATAGGACGTATAGTCAGGCAGACGATCCCACCAAATTCCGTTAAATACGGTTTGGTGTGTCATCAGCTGTGCCATGATTGGATTGAAGAAGTAGACCCTGTTCCAGTATGCCGAACCGATAAAGCTAACTTCGCGATGTAGTGGAGAAGGTGTTGTAATCGGGAAGTAATGATTCGTGAACGCGGCAAAGGGCAGATAATGCACAGAAGCACAGCCGCTTTGTCGATAGAGGTCAACGCAATTGAGTTCCAGTGTGAAGATATGGTCAAAATGTTTTACAGTCTCAAGCGTCATATCCGTGTAGTAAGGATCATCAGTAAGCCAGATCGCTGTCGGTATTCCGGCTTGGCGAATGGCATCAATATGCTCCATTGGAATATCCATGCCATCCAGCACAAGTACCAGGTCAGGGCGCGATTGCAGGGCAATCTCGGACACAGGCTGACGCGGATCGGTTAATGTGACTTGAGACACCATGCTCTGGAGTGTAGCCATGATGGCTTCATCGAGAGGTGAATATGGGAAACCTTTGCCTGAAGATACGTACAGGACGTGGATGGGGCGAAACGGCAGTGGCTCCTGTGCGCAATTAACGATATAGTTGGCACGACCACGCAGGTATCCTTCTTCTTTCCCCGCATCGTATCCGGCATGCTGTCCATTCTTGCGAGCCTGATCTGCCAAACTAAGCACAGGCGCATGGAAATGCTTGTTCTTTCTGTGTTTGATAGACATACCGCCACTCCTTCTCATATCAAATTACTTAACCGTAATCGTTCTCCTCATATGCGTTCCAAACGTTGCAAAGCAGGCTTTTTGAAAAAACCACTTAAGAAGTTACATTTACAGATGTCCAAGCAATTGCACCATGCGATGGGTAAAAGTATGCTGGTTCAACGTTGTGAGCAGCCCGCGCCAGGCGATCGCTTCACGTTCCTGATGATGCTGGAGGTAATAACTAATTTTGTGCTGAAGCTCGGCTGCTGTGGTAAAAGTTTCGATGTCATAACCTGGCCGGTAATACCGTGAAAGGTCACTGCGCGCATCCGTAATCTGCATCGTGCCACAAGCATTGATCTCGTAAGTGCGCGGATTGATCGATCGACCTTCTAGCTGATGCGTATTTCGATTATCCTCGCCGTTCTGGCACGTTCGATGGACATTGATAACAATCTTGGCACCGTTGTAATAGTCCACTGTTGCTCCGGGATCAAGCCATCCTTCACGGATGAAACGACTCATAATATCCAAACGAGTCAGCCGATTCCATTGACTACCTGCAATAAATACCTTCTTATCAGCCAGAAATGGAGCGAGTTCATCGAACAAGGCAATTCGATTCCAGAACCCTGTACCGATAAAACAAATGTCATATTGATGCTGTGGTTCGGTACGTCGTGGCTGGAACAGGCCCGGATTCACCGCAAGTGGTAAATAGATGACGCTTCGTGCTCCATGAGCTTGATAAAAGGGAATCGCAGCTTCCTCATGGGTAAACACAACATCATAATGTTGGCAGATGTGAACCGTATCCTCGGTAAAGTACGGGTCATCCACGAACCAGATGGCTGTTCGAATGCCGAGTGCACGTATGCCATCTACTTGCTCCAAGTGATCTGCCGGAAATACATGCAATCCGTTCATGACCAACACAACATCAGGTCGATGGTCGCTCGCTTCCTGCAGCATCGTTGTCGACGTTCCGACAACACACTCCCGAACAGACTGCTGCAGCGCTTCGATGATACCTCCATCAATGGCATCGAATCCCTGTGGGATATAAAGCACCTTCATATCACGCTTCGCTGGCTCAACCGGTTGAACGCGCTCCAACATGGCCTGACAACCGCCGAATCGGCGGCCTTCTGCATATCCGCCGCGGTATGCTACCTCCGCTTCGCTGAGCGCGCGGTGTCGTTTCTTCGCCACATTCTTCACCCTGTCTTCCTTCAGGAGATGCCTCTTCAGCTTCTCCCCGAGATTGGTGTTCCCTCTAAAGGATATGCCCCGGGGTCAGATGCATCATGGACGGGTGTCCTGTAAGGCGCAAAATTGGCGCTTGCCCTCCACATCCGCCTGTACGGGCATGTCCGCTTATGCGGCCAAGCAAATAGCCCGGGAAGAATGCTCCTCCCGGGCTAACGTCTTTTATAATTACTCGGTTATTGTGCCTTGTAAGCTAACTGATGTCCGTCCTCGAATCCCTTGGCGAAACCCGCGTTGAATCCCTCGTTGTACGCCTCGGTGTATCCTTGGCTGTACGCGTTGTCCGGGTTTGGATCGGTAGGGGTAGCCGGGACGAATGGTTGTGCTGCTTGTTTTACACTCCGATGCCGGCGTACCACACGTTTCTTTTTTTTGAGCCACGCACTACGTCCTTTGAGGGGGCGTTTGTGTACTGTACGTTTCCCTTTGAGGGCGCGAAGCTTACGAATTCTGCGCAGACGAGCTCCACGAGCCAAGAGTGCACGTTTCGTTCTCAATCGTGCTTTTTTCTTCTTTAACATATCAGCATTCCTCCTGTAGATCCCGAACGATGCGGATTGCATAGTCTGGGTGTTTGAGCCAGGGCAGTCCCGGCTCGCCATACCGAATACGAGCTAATCGAATTCCCGTCGCCATACGAGACATTTCTTCTTGGTAGCGACTTAGTAGACGGATGTTCTCGGCAAGATTTCGGGCAGATACCTCTGAATGAGCAGATACGCTGGCGACGCTGTCCAGAATACGAGCCAGCGCCTGCTGACTATGTGCAATAGATTCAATAAGGGCCAGTTTCGCCTCCTGCTCACGTCGCAACAGACTCATTTTCCGAGATCCCCCAGATCCATACCGCCAAACATGCCACCATCCATACCGCCGCTGTCTCCACCCTCATCCTGTATCATGACAGCTTTTAAATTGTTACAGAGTCCCGTTTCCATCCGAGTTAGCCCTTCCAACATCTCAACCAATTGCTCATGCATCTTCAGTGGCTCTGCGACTTGATCGCCATGGGTCACAAAGGTTTCCCCGTTCAGATGATTGAGTGTCCAATTTCGCACTTTCTCTGCTTCAATGGCCTTCGCTTCCAAAATCAGCGCAATGTTCCATTGCATTTTGGCTGCAGCATCCAGCATGAGAATAAGGCTTTGCTCTCTACTCATGTTCGTTCACCCGCCTTCCGGGCTTATTCTTCTTCTTGGCCTGCGATCTCCCGCATGACCTGACTTAGCGTTTCCGCTACAGCTTCCTCTAGATCAGCAAGACCTCCCAAGTAAGAGATAATGCTTTTGTTGATCTGTCCTGAACTGTCCAGCATGCCTTCGACACCATCAAGCTCTGGTTCCATATCGGGCAAATGATTAATAATTTCAGACATGCGCACAGCAACCTGACGTTTAGCATCTAATACGCGCGCAAGCTGCTGATGAGAATGTGCAATATGTGTGAGTATTTCATCGACTTTGCTCTGCATGCTCCTCCTCCTTGCCGTCACGGCCTGCTTCAACCCATACAAAAACCCGGCCTATCAGCATTTGCCTGCTACAGCATATGCCGGGCCGGGAGTGTCAGTTACTCCAGCTTGCGCCTATATCATCAAATGACGTAACTCCAATCCGAGGAATATCGGCTGAGGAATTGTCTCGTTCGTTCTTGCTTAGGTCGTACAAAAATATCCTCTGGCGTTCCTTCTTCGACAATAACGCCTCCATCCATGAAGATGACACGGTTCGCAACTTCGCGAGCAAATCCCATTTCATGGGTGACGACGACCATCGTAATCCCCTGTTGGGCGATAGAACGTATAACAGAGAGGACTTCACCTACTAATTCAGGGTCAAGTGCCGAGGTCGGTTCATCAAATAGAATAACCTCTGGATTCAATGCCAGTGCACGAGCAATGCCAACGCGTTGCTGCTGTCCACCGGACAACATGCTTGGATATTCATTCACCTTAGTAGCAAGTCCAACTTGTTCTAATACACGCAGCGCCCGTGCCTTGGCATCAGCTTTGGGAACTTTTTGAGCTACAATTAGCCCTTCCGTCACATTATCGAGCACTGTTTTGTGTTTGAACAAATTATAATGCTGGAAAACCATTGCCGTCTTGCGCCGAAGCTGTACAATATCATGTTTGCGTGCATGCTCACAATCGACGGTCAATCCACTGATCTGAACCTTGCCTTCATCCGCTCGCTCAAGAAAATTGACGCAGCGCAGCAGTGTCGTTTTGCCTGATCCACTAGGGCCAAGAATCGCTACAACGTCCCCCTGCTCCACCGTCAGATCAATGCCCTTTAATACTTCCTGCTTCCCAAACGTCTTGTGTATGTTCGTTAGTGAAATCATGATACGCCTCCTTTGCTGTACACGGCAACCCGACGTTCAAGCAGAGCAGTGATTCGCTCAGCAATGATGGTTAGCCCCCAATAGATCAATGCTGCGGCAATGAAGGCCTCCAGAAATTTCAAGCTGACCGATGCAACAACATCCGCTTTGCCGAGAATATCCATCTGAGAGACGGTAAATGCAAGTGTAGAACCATGTAGGAACCCAACAAACATGCTACATAGATTCGGCAACACTGCTCCAATCGCTTGAGGGATAATGATGCGCCTCAGCGCCTGAAAGGTATTCATGCCTACGGCATGGGCAGCTTCCATCTGTCCTGGATCTACGGCCAAAATGCCAGAACGAATAATTTCAGACATGTATGCCCCAGCCGTCAGCGAGAAGGCAATCAGTACAAATACAAGAATCGGAATAGATGACGATTGAAAAGCCCATTGATAACGTTCAGCCAATTTATCGATGATCATCGGAATTCCATAATAGATAAGGAACAAATGCATCAGCATTGGTGTTCCACGTAAGAATGAGACGTAAAACGCAGCAATGCGATGAATCCAAGGTACCCGATATATGCGAATCAGAGCCGTTGCCAGACCAATTCCGAAGCCTGCAATCAACGGAACGATTGTAATGACAAGCGTAAGTGGCAATGCCTTTAGAATTTGGAAAAAGGACGTGTAAATAAACTGAAGATCAATGGACATATGCTCACCCCGCTATTCGTTTCAGTCGTTCCGCTCGAACCACCGGTTTGTGTACGACACGCTTGCGTTCATGGCGCTGTAATCTGCGCTCAGCCTGAGCGAAACCTTTTTCAAGTACGATGACAATAACGTAATATACGATGGATAAACTGATGTACACCTCAAGGGCATGGGAGGTGGCTGAGATTAACGTCTGCCCCCTGCCGACCATATCCATAACACCAATGGAGAAAGCGAGAGACGTATCCTTCAACGAACCAATCAACGTATTGGCCATGTTCGGAAAAGCCACAATGAGTGCCTGAGGTACAACGATACGGCGAAAAGACTGGAAGGAGGTCATGCCCGCTGCGTATGCAGCTTCGGTCTGCCCTTTGTCGACACTCTTCACAGCACCCCGGAAGATCTCGGCGAAAGATGCTGCATCATTCAAGGCATAGGTGACAATAACAAACAATAGGGGATCGGTTCTGGATAGGTCGATACCGATCGGTTTGAGCAACTCAGGAAGA
This genomic interval carries:
- a CDS encoding amino acid ABC transporter permease produces the protein MGKAFDLSLVLDFVPELLRYLHITLIVLGGSIVLGLVGGVLLAVPRLYRIPVLSQVATLYISFMRGTPILIKLFLVYYGLPELLKPIGIDLSRTDPLLFVIVTYALNDAASFAEIFRGAVKSVDKGQTEAAYAAGMTSFQSFRRIVVPQALIVAFPNMANTLIGSLKDTSLAFSIGVMDMVGRGQTLISATSHALEVYISLSIVYYVIVIVLEKGFAQAERRLQRHERKRVVHKPVVRAERLKRIAG